A window from Pseudomonas moraviensis encodes these proteins:
- a CDS encoding YaeQ family protein encodes MAQPSTTYKFELNLTDLDRSVYESVKQTIARHPSETEERMTVRLLAYALWYNEQLSFGRGLSDVDEPALWEKSLDDRVLHWIEVGQPDADRLTWCSRRTERTSLLAYGSLRVWETKVIPAIKNLKNVNIAAVPQEVLETLAKDMPRVIKWDVMISEGTIFVTDDRGQHEVQLQWLQGERG; translated from the coding sequence ATGGCCCAGCCGTCCACAACCTACAAATTCGAACTGAACCTCACCGACCTCGACCGCAGCGTCTACGAGAGCGTCAAGCAGACCATCGCCCGTCATCCTTCGGAGACCGAAGAACGCATGACTGTGCGGCTGCTGGCCTACGCGCTCTGGTATAACGAGCAGCTGTCGTTCGGCCGTGGTCTGTCAGACGTGGATGAACCGGCCTTGTGGGAAAAAAGCCTGGACGACCGCGTCCTGCACTGGATCGAAGTCGGCCAGCCGGATGCCGACCGCCTGACCTGGTGCTCGCGCCGTACCGAACGCACCAGCCTGTTGGCCTACGGCAGCCTGCGCGTGTGGGAGACCAAGGTGATCCCGGCGATCAAGAATCTGAAAAACGTCAACATCGCTGCCGTCCCGCAGGAAGTGCTGGAAACCCTGGCCAAGGACATGCCGCGCGTCATCAAGTGGGACGTGATGATCAGCGAAGGCACGATCTTCGTCACCGACGATCGCGGTCAGCACGAAGTCCAGTTGCAATGGCTGCAAGGTGAGCGCGGCTAA